The window GCCAACTTCTACAAGAACAGCGCCGCTGCTGGGCCATTCCCCCAGGCTGCCAAGATCGCCCGCATCGCCACGCCCATCTTCCCCTCTGCCCGCCTCTCAGCCATGCCCCCTTGGCCCTGCGACAACGGCATGCTGTGGGCGCGCAAGCCGGCCGCCGTCAACGTGGAGGgggcgcacgcgcacgcgcaccgGCCTGCCATGTCCCGCGCCGAGCCCGTCAACGTGCACATGCCCGCCAAGCACCTCGGTCAGGACTCCGCCCTCCCCATGGCCGCCGACAACTTCCTGTCGCCGCTGACGGCCGAGCAGTGCCGCGCGTTGCCGGTGGGCGGAGCCGAGTGCGTGAACCGCCTCAAAGTGCCACCCTCGGTTCCGGTTCCGCCTGGCGGGGGCGCCGGCGAGGCAGAGAGGGGTGGGACTGCGTTCGGAGGGATGCCCCCGCTTGGAGGCCTGTCTCTGCCACCGGGGGTCATCGTCATGACGACGCTGCATTCAGGCGCGGGGTCGTCGGGGGTGACGATGTCGGACAGTGCGTTTCAGATCGCCAACGCGGCGGCGGCGGTGGCAGACTGCCAGCACAGCGGATCCTCGTGCTCGGGTTCACCCGCCGCGCTCGCCAACGCCGGCGCCAATGTCGGCGCCAACGCCGGCTGCGCCGGCACCGGTGGTAACggtggtgggggcggggccgggggcggggccggaAGCGGCGGAGCGGCCAAACGGAAGCGGAAGCGCTGCGGAGTGTGCGCCCCCTGCAGACGACTCATTAACTGCGGAGTGTGCAGTTCCTGCAGGAACAGGAAGACGGGTCATCAGATCTGCAAGTTCAGGAAGTGTGAGGAGCTAAAGAAGAAACCAGGGAGCACGgtggaggtacacacacacacacacacacacacacacaatctgaaacTCTCTTAATTGTGCTCACACACAATCCTCCCTCTTGCTGCCCTGTAATTGGTAGTGATGATGCTGTGGGTTTGGAACACGGCCCAGTCCTGGCACACACCGCTCTAATTAACCACCAGgcattcacagtgtgtgtgtgtgtgtgtgtgtgtgtgtgtgtgtgtgtgtgtgtgtgtgtggagggcacAAGTGGATGCTTGGGACATCTCCCAAAGGCCATTAGAGTTGGATCTATGCCGGCATTCTCCTCCCTCTGACTTTCGctggctttttttccctttcactGGGTCTgcctgacgcacacacacacacacacacacacagagttgctACTCCTTGGTGTGGGAGGAGGGGTGTATGTGCGTTAGGTACGCGATGAGGCAATATGCTGTAAGCCGGCTGTAATGTTCACGCCAGAAGCAGCCGAGCTTCTGAGCCTCACTGCAGCGCAAGGCAGGCCAATGACCCTCCACACTGATCCGGGACCAGCTTGTGCTCCTCACGCCCACCTGCACACCCCCAGCTGAGACTGCTCTCAGAGCAGTGCGGGCGAGCAGCTCCACTCAAACGGGTGCAGAGGGGATTTGTGAGGCAGCGTGTGAGGCAGCGTGTGAGACAGTATGGACAGTATGGAGTGAGGCAGTATGTGGACTGGGCTCTCCTGGCTGGACTCACCAGCATGTCCTCGTTCTCACTACAGTGAGGAGAAGTCAGGGACCACAGAGCCCTACAGGGACCACAGGGACCAGGAGCGAAGCAGGATGCCGATTAGCCGCGTTCAGGCTCAATTAGACGCCATGAAGCTGGCCCCTGTTGCCTCTGTTTAATAACCACACTGAGGGTTTGTGTGAACCACTGAGAGGCTGTGGAATATCTCCTGGCATGCCTGCAGGCACCGCGTGgggggaggctgtgtgtgtatgtgtgtgtgtgtgagagtgagggaacGCTCCAGCTTGCTAACACGGAGAGACCCCTGAACCCGACTGCAGGAGCAGATGGAGGGAGATCACTCTCCAGTGACCCCGTTACACCTGCCCCGTTAAATCCTGCCCCGCTAAACCTGCCCCGCTAAACCTGCCCTTCTCCGTGACTCCATTCCCCTAATCCTGTCCTGCTCCAGGTGTGGCACCTCCCACGGGGCATGTGACCTGCTGTGAGCTCTGTTGAACTCTGATCCTCTGTGGAAttgattctgattggctgagctcACCTCATGCACAGGGAGAAGGCAGCGAATAGCAGAGCCTCAGCAGTGATCTTGGGAAAGGAGTGATTTGCTGTGCCACAGAGCGCAGCAAATCACCTGGATGGTAGAGGAGGTTGCAGCAGGGCTCTCCTCAGACTCCCCTCACACTCAGACTCTCCTCAGACTGCAAGGCTGGCTGGAGGGGAGGCCCTCAGAGATACAGGACTCCCTGGCCCCAGAGCCCTCACGGGGCAGATCTGAACACACTGTTGTCTCTTCTGGAACTGAACTGTGTTCTTGCTGTAATTGGTCAAACCGAGGAAGAGTGGGTGGAGTTACGTGCCATTGTGTACAGGGGTGGAGCTAGGTCTGTGTTACTTGTTATCTGTGCTTTGTATCTGTGTCTGGATGGtgtcatgtatgtgtatgagctACActcatttttctgtgtgtgtgtgtgtgtgtctccttccCAGAGAGCTTCCTCTGTAGGAGCAGCAGACACCTTTCGCTGGTTCTTCTAAAAACACCATCAGTGGATCCCAAACGAGAACGGGGCAGCTGAGAAGAAAACTAACACAGTCCCACACAAGCGTGCACAACCCCcgaactgcacacacactcactcccagcACCCTGACACACTCCTCCAATCAGTGATCCACTCGCCTGAGTCTACAAACATCTCCACATGGACAGAACAGGaacatcacctctctctctctctctctctctttctctctctctctctctctctctctctctctctctctggatgctGGCTGGAGTTCGAGGAGCATTTAGACCTCAGTGTGGTGCTTATTTCCTGCCCTGGTAAAaagacacccacccacagacacatacccacagacacccacacatacacacacacacacacacacacacacacacacacacacacacacacacacacacacacacacacacacacacacacacacgcaacaagAATCAAGCAAAACACTTACTCAAGTCCGACATCGtacatcatacatcacacatGCTCAATTCTCACCAGAAAACTGAGCGTTCCCCACTCTGAGCGTTCCCTGAGCAGTACTGAGTAGTACTGAGCAGTACCGAGCAGTACCGTTACTTCTATACCTCAAGGAAACGAAGGAAACggaagaatgagagacagacaaaagaaCTGAGGATGCGAAGAGCAGAGAAATGTGATATGCTTGTGGTCATATGTCGAAAGCAGCTCTGTAAAGAGAACTGCGCACCCCTGGAgttattctgctttgtttttggCATTAAACCTTCAGATAACCAGTGGACAGGTGAAATAAAAATTCTGATTTGAGCTTGTTGTCTGGAAGCAGCTGTAGAGTTCGAATCTCTCTACACTCTAAACACTTCACTGTTGCATGAGtagaaaatgtgttttggttttaattaaaGACTTTAAATAACTTTGTACATTGCTGTTGTGATGCCTTACTGTCTTGATTAATAAAAGACCGTTAGGATAAAACTGTGTGAAATGCGTTCTTTTGAGTGTATGATGTGTGCGGCTTCGAGTAACACCATTGTTCAGAAGCAACGTGCTAGCACAGACCGCCACGGTGTTTTCAAGGCCAACAGATGGATTTCATACCCATCTTCTGGAATCCATTTTGATAAACGCTCTCGCACGAGTAAAATGGTTTCCCCTGTTGACACAAAGGATTGGTTTCAAACAGGgtaaaaaaagggaaaaacgCAGCCTGAAATCTGATATAACCTCATTCCTTCCTCAGTCTTGGTGATCTGTCAGAATGCCTTTGAAACATGTTAAGTGGTGGCTGGTGGCGGGAAACCTTCTCATAACACGCCTCTCGCAGAGCTCGGCGCGAGGACACATAACGAAGCCCGAGCAAGCAGCCGAACGGCAAGAAAAGATGGCGGAGGATGGTGAAATATTTCAGCTTTAGAGCAGATCACTGTACATGTCATCCTTTTATTGTTAGGCTTCTATGACGACTCCAGCGTTGCTAGGCAACATGAATTACAATGACATGAGCACCCTGTGTTCTAGAATGTGGGAGGGGCAGCAGATGCCTTCACTCTGTGGTTGATttacatcagagagagagagagagagagagagagagagagagagagagagagagagagagatggaagcagagaatgagaaatgtgttttaatctCAACAGCATCTTTATTTAATCAACATATCTGATAAACCTCAGGGTCAGATAACACAGTAAAAAACAGAGgaagatggacacacacacacacacacacacacacacaccactggaaGTGTTGGACATACTGTGATGGAGACCGTCtattaggaaggttaaatgggagCTCTGGTTGCTGCGCCAGAGAGCTGCTCTGTGATCTGAtggtcagagctcacgtttACCTCCTGGCAGCCCTGGCTTTGAGTAGGGTGTCTGCCTCCAGcctttgttacacacacacaccgctggAAGTGCGTGAGGAGTGTGAAGGGACAGTAAGACCAAAGTCTTGTGACTGACTGAGTCTCACAACTGGCTGATGCCTTGCTGAACCCACCCGTCCTCTAGATGACCCACAACACCACAACTGAAGGAGACATTTGGACTTAATGCTTGACAGTTTATTGAACTGGGTTTTATTACACTGAAACAGTGGCTAAAGTATAAAAGATAACGCTGAATATTTTAAGTACCCCTAATCAGAACTTTGAATCACTAATCATTTGTAATGAACCTTAAGTGCTTTAAAGCAGGAATTGCACACATAAAGActgcaaatgaacacacaaataaacaaaccactACACAACAAACAACAGTTGTTTCCATTTACCGGATGTGCTTTTCATGTGTTTAATCTTTTCTGTGCTGTACTACAAATAGCGAAGAACATTAAagtataaacataaataaagagagtaaaaatgacataaaaatgatataaagATTGGTCTAAGTGCTTCACAGAATCAAATCAGTAAAAAATAATGTGATGGTGAAGTATCCAAAAAACCAGGCCAAGCAGGCAACATGTGattacacacacgcaaaacattagacacacacgcaaaacgtcagtaaacatgcacataaaacagTTAGGTGCACACATCACCACTCGCTTTACCTATGTTAGCATTCACAACACTATTGTTGCTGTTTGGCATGCAAACAAACAGTGCATGTGAATAAACTgtaacccaaacaaacaaaaaaacccctaagagctaaattatacatttgttcATGAAGCTGATTTGAAATCAGAGATGGATGGAGCAGCGTGAGTGGCTGGGTGTGTGCGCTGCGTGTGATGTCGGGAGTCTCTATATTCAGGGACCCCATCTCTCCGCACTCATCTCAGCCAGGTCAAAAGTGcggagggcaaaggtcacatctTTCCACTTCCTGAAGTAGGCAATTTGCTGTGTCTTGATGTTTTGGATCACAAAACTCTCAATTTTCACTACGGGCAGATTCTACAAAAGGACAGCAACAAAATCAACCTTCAGTCTCTCAGCAGCCAGACATGAAACGTCCATAAACGCTTCCACAAATGACACAAATCACTGTAATTACAAATAATCAAGCAAAAGTTAGAGTTAAATGTAGGGACCCTTACAAAAGTAGGGGAAGtccatgttgtttttattattgttgcacGAGTATTAAATACTCGACTTCCTAGAATCATTTTCAAGTTTCGCACCAGTTTTCTTGTTGGTACCGCCAGCTTTTCACCAAGTCAAGCAATTGGATGGCTGTTAGTGCTGAGTGACATTGTCGCTGACCAAtcagtgatgaggaggagggaTAGCCTGGGGTTTTGAGAAGGTTTTCTGGAatgttccagagagagagactggcgtTCCCCTGAACTTTCAGGTTTTTTTGGAGACTTAATATAGGCAGTATATAAGCCCAAACTGTAactttttgtcagtttttttcCAAGTCTAACATGGTTTGTTAGCATGAAAGTGAAGCCTTCTCTCCGCTATATgcgttgtttgttttgtttgtgttccgTGAAGCGAGTTTGCCTTATTCAGTTGAAGATCTAAGTTAGCTACAACGCCATGCTACACCACTGAACACAAATCATCGCACTTGTCGTGTGAGAcgcgagaggagacgcgagtgGTTGCTTGATTCGGACGCTACGGCTCATCTAAGAGAAATACTGATATTGGTGTATTTTGCTTGCCTGTTTGAGCTGTTCCCCCCCGCTGACTGTGCTACGTAAGGAGTAACTCCACAAACCTTGGTAGAGGCACTGAGCACGTAGTGTTGTTTTatgatttgttttctgttttttcacttATTTCTTTCAATTgtgcaggtttttaaaaaaataaaaagtctttTTTGTGGTATTTACTATCCTGTGTATCATTCCGGTCATTAATCACTTGTGGCTTATAAGGAGTATTACTATTAACATAGTAGTATTTGACACACCACACTAACTTAAATCGAGCTAACACAATTTCTGAGATGTTCTCCCCCTAAATTATCATCATTTCATTAGGGCGCCTTAGAGAGGGGTTACATTTTTGGAGGCACTGCTgggatttattgatttatttttcccaATCTCCTGTTTACCAAGTTTCCTTATTGATGCCCAGAGTTGGCAGTATGGGCCTGAGTCAAGCTGCTGAGTGGAATAGGCCAGAGAACATTAACCCTGCCAGTGCCACTGTGCTGGGCCAGGTTCCCACTGATGTAGCAGATGACGTTATTGAGTCAAAGCGTTTAGGCGTACTAGCATACGAGGTCGTGGTGGAGACCCCACAGAAAGACAAGTGTCTATTCTAGTGGAGAGCAGCATGGAGCACAGTTGGCATTGAAGGGGAAGCAGGCTCCGGGCCTGTGCATAGTGAGCAGGCTAGTAAGGGATTTCAGCTCTGGAGATGATGTTTTCCATGCCAAACTGTCTATGCTGCTATAGTAGGAGGAAAAATCTATGTAAGATGTCCTTGTCATGGCTAGAGCTAATCAACCCCCTAAAGCCAACCTTAGCGTAGATCTAATTAATGCCATTGACAAACTGGTTGACAGGTGTGGCCAAGTACCTGCCGATGGACTTAGTTACTGTAAATTAAGGGTGTTTTCGGGGCTTAGACCAGTTCCCTCAGGAGAGGAGGAGTATGATGCCTGGATGGAACAGGCTACACAAATGATCAGCGAGAGGCAGTGTGGTGAGGCCGCAGAGAAGCAGCATGTTGTGGAGAGTCTAAGGGGACCAGCTGCTGATATTATTACGTTTCTGAAGGTTAGCAATCCTTCGGCTACTGCTTGATACTGCATATGGCACTACTGAAAGTGGGACAGATTTAATGGCTAAGTTTAGACACAACTACCAAGATGTGAGAAGCTCTGTTTTCTTATGCAGGCTGGACAAACTTCTTCATCAAGCACTTCTGAAAAGGGGAGTTGAGGTTGAAGATTTGAATAAAGTCCATATGGCTCAGTTGGTGAGAGGTGCCCTTACCGGTGATGTGGTGGCTCTTGGGTTCTGAATGACCCACACCCTACAATATCCTCCTTCTTGTTCACCACTGCTTAAAGAaatcagagaggaagaggaatggaTCAAGGCccgagagggagcgagagcggAAGCTGCCACTGCTGCCGTATCTCAACCTGCTAAGATGCCTGAATTACTGAAGAGGTAAAAGAACTGTCAACTAAACTTGCTAAACTGTTGAACATGGTTACTGTGAGGTCTTCACCTTGTGGGCTAGCAGAAGCTAGGACTGCAGGTCGAGTAgtacatgatgatgatgatgatgatgatgtatcAGAGGAAACAAAATCCAGACCCAACATAGAAGGTATTTTATGGTACCAGTGTGGGGAAGATGGACACATCAGGAGAGAATGTAACGCTCCTGAGGACTTCAGAAAGTTTAATCAGAAGCTGATTAACATGAACTAGTAGAAGGGAAAATTCATGTGAGCTCCATGAAGGAACGGCATAGAGCTCCAATTGAGGCACGTTCCACCAAATGTTCATCTACAGTGGCAAGCACCACAAAGATACCCGAGGGTTTAGTGGTGCCCACATCAGATGTACCAGTTCAGATAGAGGGGATGTATGCTAGGGCAAGTTTAGATAGTGGTTTGCAGATCACTATTTTGTAAATGGGCTATTATAAagcacatttgaaacatttgccGATACAACCAGTTGAGGATTTGGAAATATTGGGGTTGAGTTCAGTCAGCATCTGTCCTGTACAAGAGTGTAATTGTCACTGGGAGAAATGTCTCCAGCAAGCCTGTTGTTCTGAAAAGGGGAATGCCGCTTGCTAATATCTTTCCTGTCACTATGGTTCCACAGCTGGAGGCATGTTCTAATCCTAATGTGTCTCCTGATGTGTTTAATTTTGGAGACTCCCCAATGCCTGCAGAGGCCAAGCAACATCTCTGCAAGAAGATGATGGGCAGAGGGGAAGTATTTTCTTGCCATGAGTGGGATGTTCTAAAAGTACTATGCATGAGATCAGGTTGACAGACTCAAAACCCTTCAACGAAAGATGTCGTCACCTAGCTCCAGCAGATATAGAGGATGTGCGCAAAAACATCTCCGTGAACCTCAAGAGAATGGGATCATCTCTGGGTCAAGAAGTCCCTATGCATCCCTGATAGTGGTTGGACATAGGAAGTCTGGGaaaatcagaatgtgtgtggaTTACCAGACACTCAATCAACGAAACACTCCGGGCCAGTATACCATTCCAAGAATTGGGGATGCCCTCCACAGTTTGTCAAGAACAGTGGCCTGTGGTTCACAGTGGCCTGTGGTATTACCAGATTCCTATGAGTGAAACTGATGAAGAAAAGACGGCTTTTATTTGTCCTCTAGGCTTTCACCAATTTGCGTGCATACCTCAAGGAATTTGTGGAGCACCTGCAACCTTACAGAGGGTCATAGAACAAACACTTGGGGACATGAACTTTTTTAAGGTGTTGATCTATTTGGAAGACCTAATTGTTTTTGGAAAAACTCTGGAAAAACATGAAGAGAGACTCCTCAAATTTCTTGATCGGGTGAAAGAAGAGGGTCTTAAACTGCCGCTGGACAAATGTCAGTTTGGTAGGACCTCAGTGACTTGTGTGGGTCACATTGTGTCCCAAGATGCAGTAGCTACAGATCCGTCAAAGATAGAGGCTATGTTGGCCTGGCCCAAACCTCAAACACTGTCAGAGGTCAGATCCTTCTTGGGATTTTGCGGATACTACCAGCGTTTTGTAAAGGATTTTTCCAGCATATGTGGTCTTCTGAATGAGTTACTTCAGCACCACTGACCACATTACAACAGGAAAATGAACGCTGGAAAATCCATCCAGAGTAAGACCACCTTCAATGCTTCTGAATTTTTTGGCTCCCGATGGACAGAGGAGTGCGATATTGCTTTTCAAGAGCTAAATGCCAGGCTGACCCAGGCTCCAGTGTTGGCTTTTGCTGATACACAGAAGCTCTATGTCTTGCATGTTGGTGCTAGCCTAGATGGCTTAGATGGTGTTCTGTATCATGAGCATGACAACAAACTATGGCCTGTTGCATTTATCAGCAGAAGCCTTTCCCCCAGCTCATATACTGGAATTTTTGGCTTTAAAGTGGGAACAAAACTCAGTGCAGAAGCTGTGTAAAGGATGAAGCAGGAATTGGAAGGGGCCTAGGGCAGTATCATGTCTGAGCCCAGGGGACAAAGTTCTCATTTAAAATCTTGGTCTTAAAAAGAAGCAGAATCTTGCTGACCAGTTGGGGTCAACTCCTTATGTGGTGGAGAGTAAACTGTCTGACCTGCCTGTATATTGCCTAAAGTAGATGACTCCCTAGTGTATGAGACCTGGAAAGCTTTACCCAAAATATCGATACTCTTGTGCAAAAGGGAAATAGATGTGAACCAGGGGGAGCATAAGGTAGATGGTCACCTCAATAGGGAGGGTGTTGGGGAAACTGAAAGCCTCAGAAGGTCTGAGAGGAGTTAAAGGCCTGCTGAGTATCTAACCTATGATAGTTTGAGTAAGCCTAGAAGGGAGCCGGTAGTAATAACTAACACATGTGGTGTTGGAGTACCTTCAGGAGACAAGACTTGTTTTCCCTTATATTTTAATAGTCAACACGCAAAGTGATGTAATTCCCAAGCTTTATGTATGACTTGTTCAGGTACACCTGTGTTGTTGCATTGTCCAGCTGTTGTGAATTAAGCTCAGGATGATTAACCCTTGTGTGTAATGCAAAACTTTTCAAGTTTCGCACCGGTTTTCTTGTTAGTAACGCTAGCCTTTCATCAAATCGAGCAATCGGATGGCTGCTATGATGAGGAGGAGCAAATAGACTGGGGATTTGGGAAGGTTTTTGCTGGAATGTtccagagagcgagagattgGATTTTTTCCCTGAACTTACAGGTATTTTTGGAGAATTAATATATGCAGTATATAGGCCCAAACTGTAACATTTTGTCAGTTTTCTTCCAAGTCTAACGTTGCTTGTTAGCGTTAAAGTATAGCCTTCTATTCACTATATTcgttgtttgttgtgtttgtgttagccTTATTCAGTTGAAGAGCAAACATAGCTACATCTCCATGCTACGCCACTGAATGAGCTACTTCTCAATTAAGAGGATTGGATTCTCCACACTATTGCTCATGTGGATGGGCTAGGAGGACCAGAGTCTCAACAAAAATAAGCACACTTGTGTGCGAAGTGAGGAGACATGAGTAGTTACTTGATTTGGATGCTACGGCTCATCTCCACGTCATGGACTCGTGAGTGTTGGACCAAAATAGCCCAGTGTTTCTTGTACAATCCACTGAGCGTTCTACAAATGTGCACCAACATTTTGGGCCCCAACGAGTGATCATACAAATGTTTGTGAACAGCCAAGTGCTAAGATGGACATAGCAAAGCTCTGGttcatttttccccatttaCTGTGCTGACCATTTATTATTGAGCGTTTCATTTGCTAATTTTAGTGTTTattcagtaaacagtaaacacacggAGAAATTACACAGAGCTTTGAGAAATACTGCATCCCTTGGCACACGGAGCGATGTATGAAATACTGAACTGCTGTAAGAAACTGATGCTaagttgtatttgtgtattttgtagcaTCAGTGAAGTTTtcagtttgttcatttattgctGTGTCAGTAAACCTGCCCATTTTGTGGCATTTAAATGGTATCTCCTGGTATTTAAGTTGAAGTCAACAAGTTTTTTTCAATTTACTTAAGTGGAACTGGTGAAATTATAAGTATATTTGgattttctttccttgtttcttCATCTTATAGTTTTTATGGTGCTCTTTACAGTAATTGCCGCAGTGCTCATCAGGGAACTTGCAACATTTGAAGTCTAACATGCCGAATAAACCTAAGTACCTGTTATAAAGACCCTCTGCCTCTTATTCATCGACTGCCGgtacataaaaacatattaatGCTACAGATTCAGTGAGACATTTTGGCTGACAAAGAAAGTGAACATTGACTGTAAAGGAGCATAAGATTGAACACTGGATAGATGTAAGGATTAAGAACTGATACAAAGAGTTTAATCATTCTTCTGAAATTGGTGTTTTGTAAATCTGAGATATAAGGCTGCTTAAATTCATGGAAATATGCATTTCTGAGCCACAAGATTTAATTTTAAGGGTAATGTCAGTTCATAAATTGCTCCTAAACATACCTTGTTAAAACCTTACAGGGAAATATTATCTGATTGTTGAATATCCTTAGCACTATCGTTGTGACATTTGCTTTGATCCAGTTTGCTAAAATACCTTGAGTGTCCATATGATTGTAATTGTCTATCGTAGGTAGTGTTGCTCAATGCTAGATCATTGTTCACTGAAGTTCAAAACCATACAAAAAGTCACTTAAAGGTCATAGTGAGACTgcacaaaccaaacaaatgctGCCCCTGTGGAGGAACCAGGtaacctcaaacacacacaacaggtcGGATcaagaaagagaaggggaagGAGATGCAGGATCAGGAAGCCAAAAGACATGAGAGAGCATTTAGTAAGGCTTATGAACCTGAAAACCAGTTAACAAGAGAGGCAAGA is drawn from Electrophorus electricus isolate fEleEle1 chromosome 22, fEleEle1.pri, whole genome shotgun sequence and contains these coding sequences:
- the LOC113590352 gene encoding CXXC-type zinc finger protein 4, giving the protein MANMSSGVCMETPHTHGHAHGHAHNYTPTPGRDFPLQMDSCMNPVLDYSAQMERYRSFANFYKNSAAAGPFPQAAKIARIATPIFPSARLSAMPPWPCDNGMLWARKPAAVNVEGAHAHAHRPAMSRAEPVNVHMPAKHLGQDSALPMAADNFLSPLTAEQCRALPVGGAECVNRLKVPPSVPVPPGGGAGEAERGGTAFGGMPPLGGLSLPPGVIVMTTLHSGAGSSGVTMSDSAFQIANAAAAVADCQHSGSSGGAAKRKRKRCGVCAPCRRLINCGVCSSCRNRKTGHQICKFRKCEELKKKPGSTVERASSVGAADTFRWFF